From a single Couchioplanes caeruleus genomic region:
- a CDS encoding sensor histidine kinase: MGWVTRLFDARDSFVRMLLLDLSGVSYLVFSTPGRSPTTAQWILAVIAFAAALALHRWRVANLLVQSALLIAALVLLGDPLINQVGTGWALLELTMWAPRRPLLWGGAGMVAAIYLVDGYARGPQQWQAPIIGLTVVVGLPVLLGLVIRTTRELGLQAEAKAAAERGQQESETRAARAAERSAIARELHDVVAHHVASMVLRVGVARHVLPGLDPRVAEVFDDVHGTGTAALADLRRLVAVLRDPSVRTDAALTAIGPEDLPAALAAAVSTAEQAGLTVDSDIDEEVGTIDAVRGMAVLRLTQEALTNVARHAGPSARARVRVAVAGGDVTWSVTDDGGGAAPGLPSGGGHGLTGMRERVEVLGGRLTAGPSGDGWRVETVLPAAPAAATAEGIA; this comes from the coding sequence GTGGGATGGGTGACGCGGCTCTTCGACGCACGGGACTCCTTCGTGCGGATGCTGCTGCTCGACCTCAGCGGCGTGTCGTACCTGGTCTTCAGCACGCCGGGCCGCTCACCCACCACCGCGCAGTGGATCCTCGCCGTGATCGCCTTCGCCGCGGCGCTCGCCCTGCACCGCTGGCGCGTGGCCAACCTGCTGGTGCAGTCGGCGCTGCTGATCGCCGCGCTCGTGCTGCTCGGCGACCCGCTGATCAACCAGGTGGGCACCGGCTGGGCGCTGCTGGAGCTGACGATGTGGGCGCCGCGGCGGCCGCTGCTGTGGGGCGGCGCCGGCATGGTCGCCGCGATCTACCTCGTCGACGGGTACGCCCGCGGCCCGCAGCAGTGGCAGGCGCCGATCATCGGGCTGACCGTGGTCGTGGGCCTGCCGGTTCTGCTCGGTCTGGTCATCCGGACCACCCGCGAGCTGGGGCTGCAGGCGGAGGCGAAGGCGGCCGCCGAGCGCGGGCAGCAGGAGTCGGAGACCCGGGCGGCCCGGGCCGCGGAACGCAGCGCGATCGCCCGGGAGCTGCACGACGTGGTCGCGCACCACGTGGCGTCGATGGTGCTCCGGGTCGGCGTGGCCCGGCACGTCCTGCCGGGCCTCGATCCGCGGGTCGCCGAGGTGTTCGACGACGTGCACGGCACCGGCACGGCGGCGCTCGCGGACCTGCGCCGCCTGGTCGCGGTGCTGCGCGACCCCTCGGTACGCACCGACGCGGCGCTCACCGCGATCGGCCCGGAAGACCTGCCCGCCGCCCTCGCCGCGGCCGTCTCCACGGCGGAGCAGGCCGGGCTGACCGTCGACAGCGACATCGACGAGGAGGTGGGAACGATCGACGCCGTACGCGGCATGGCCGTCCTGCGGCTCACCCAGGAGGCGCTGACGAACGTCGCCCGGCACGCCGGTCCCTCCGCACGGGCCCGGGTCCGCGTCGCGGTGGCCGGCGGGGACGTCACCTGGTCGGTCACGGACGACGGCGGCGGGGCGGCGCCCGGCCTGCCCTCCGGCGGCGGTCACGGCCTGACCGGGATGCGGGAACGGGTCGAGGTGCTCGGCGGCCGGCTGACGGCGGGACCGTCCGGGGACGGATGGCGGGTGGAAACCGTGCTGCCGGCGGCACCGGCCGCCGCCACGGCCGAGGGGATCGCGTGA
- a CDS encoding response regulator, whose product MIRVLLVDDQPLIRAGLRMLCEAETDLTVVGEAANGRDAIELAARVTPDVVVMDLRMPGVDGITATGRILAARPATRVLVLTTFGDDDHLYPALTAGACGFLLKDAPPEELLDGIRRAAAGDSPFSQDVLRRLVQRAVHARAGRPQPVAGLTARERDVLNLVAEGLSNTEIAERLHIGVTTVKTHITSLMAKTGSPNRVRLALCART is encoded by the coding sequence GTGATCCGCGTCCTGCTGGTGGACGACCAGCCGCTGATCCGGGCCGGGCTGCGCATGCTCTGCGAGGCGGAGACGGACCTGACGGTGGTCGGCGAGGCGGCCAACGGCCGCGACGCGATCGAGCTGGCCGCCCGGGTCACCCCCGACGTCGTCGTCATGGACCTGCGCATGCCGGGCGTCGACGGCATCACCGCCACCGGCCGCATCCTGGCCGCGCGGCCCGCCACCCGGGTGCTGGTGCTGACCACCTTCGGCGACGACGACCACCTCTACCCGGCGCTCACCGCCGGAGCCTGCGGCTTCCTGCTCAAGGACGCACCACCGGAGGAGCTCCTCGACGGCATCCGCCGCGCCGCGGCGGGCGACAGCCCGTTCAGCCAGGACGTCCTGCGCCGGTTGGTCCAGCGGGCCGTGCACGCCCGGGCCGGCCGGCCGCAGCCCGTGGCCGGCCTGACCGCCCGCGAGCGGGACGTGCTGAACCTGGTCGCGGAGGGTCTGTCCAACACGGAGATCGCCGAGCGGCTCCACATCGGAGTGACGACGGTCAAGACCCACATCACGAGCCTGATGGCCAAGACGGGTAGCCCCAACCGGGTCCGGCTGGCGCTCTGCGCCCGTACCTGA
- a CDS encoding LysE family translocator translates to MISLAALLGVAAVALGMVLTPGPNMMYLVSRSITQGRRAGVVSLGGVAIGFLIYLTAANLGLSVIFVHVPEAYAAVKLAGAGYLGWLAVKTLRPGGTSVFAPGELPADSGRRLFTMGLLTNLLNPKAAIMYLSLIPQFVRPGAGNVMAQGFVLGGVQIVVSLAVNLAIVSAAGTIAVFLARRPGWLRMQRYVMGTVLGALALRLATDRARPA, encoded by the coding sequence GTGATCAGCCTCGCCGCCCTGCTGGGGGTCGCCGCCGTCGCGCTCGGCATGGTCCTGACGCCCGGCCCGAACATGATGTACCTGGTCTCGCGCAGCATCACCCAGGGCCGCCGGGCCGGCGTCGTCTCGCTGGGCGGCGTCGCGATCGGCTTCCTGATCTACCTGACCGCCGCCAACCTCGGGCTTTCGGTGATCTTCGTGCACGTGCCGGAGGCGTACGCGGCGGTCAAACTGGCCGGTGCGGGCTACCTCGGCTGGCTGGCGGTCAAGACGCTGCGGCCCGGCGGCACCTCGGTCTTCGCCCCCGGCGAGCTGCCCGCCGACTCCGGGCGCCGGCTGTTCACGATGGGCCTGCTGACCAACCTGCTCAACCCCAAGGCCGCGATCATGTACCTGTCGCTGATCCCCCAGTTCGTCCGCCCCGGCGCCGGCAACGTCATGGCTCAGGGCTTCGTGCTCGGCGGCGTCCAGATCGTCGTCAGCCTCGCGGTGAACCTGGCGATCGTCTCGGCGGCCGGCACGATCGCGGTCTTCCTGGCCCGCCGGCCGGGCTGGCTGCGGATGCAGCGCTACGTCATGGGTACGGTCCTCGGCGCCCTCGCCCTGCGCCTCGCCACCGACCGCGCCCGCCCCGCCTGA
- a CDS encoding NADPH-dependent FMN reductase, giving the protein MSGIVVVSGNPRAGSRTSVLASAVGAALGGASTTVEVGALGPGLLTPGDEATAAAVAAVRDAEVLVVATPTYKGSYTGVLKVLLDQLPANALAGVRAVPVVTAGVAPQAEAAAKLLSQLLGELGATVLAALPVVEADLPESEALAGKYAAALAP; this is encoded by the coding sequence ATGAGCGGAATCGTCGTCGTCTCCGGCAACCCGCGGGCGGGGTCGCGCACCTCGGTCCTCGCCTCCGCCGTGGGGGCCGCACTGGGCGGGGCGTCCACCACCGTCGAGGTCGGAGCGCTCGGCCCCGGGCTGCTCACGCCCGGCGACGAGGCCACCGCCGCGGCCGTCGCCGCCGTCCGTGACGCCGAGGTGCTGGTCGTGGCGACGCCCACGTACAAGGGCAGCTACACCGGCGTGCTCAAGGTGCTGCTCGACCAGCTGCCCGCGAACGCGCTCGCCGGCGTGCGCGCCGTACCCGTGGTCACCGCCGGCGTGGCACCGCAGGCCGAGGCCGCCGCGAAGCTGTTGTCGCAGCTGCTGGGCGAACTGGGCGCCACCGTGCTCGCGGCGCTGCCCGTGGTGGAAGCCGATCTTCCCGAGTCCGAGGCGCTCGCGGGCAAGTACGCCGCCGCGCTGGCCCCCTGA
- a CDS encoding LLM class flavin-dependent oxidoreductase, translated as MDVHWFLPTAGDSHGITSGGQAAATVVTERPPDLDHLALVARAAEKLGFTGVLTPTGTFCEDSWLTTAALLAETRTLRFLVAFRPGLISPTLAAQMASTYQRISGGRLLLNVVTGGEPTEQRRFGDWLDHDQRYARTAEFLTVLRGAWSGAPYDFDGEHYRVAGATTRAAPEPVPPVFFGGSSPAALRVAAAHADTYLTWGEPPAAVAAKLDAVRTLAKEHDRTLTYGIRLHVITRDTAAEAWAQARALIDRIPPAAVAAARERFARTESEGQRRMAALTTGDDLEISPNLWAGFGLVRPGAGTALVGSHAEVAERIAEYRALGIGHVILSGQPHLEEAFCFGEGVLPLLNPEEPQA; from the coding sequence ATGGACGTTCACTGGTTCCTGCCCACCGCCGGGGACAGCCACGGCATCACCAGCGGCGGGCAGGCCGCCGCCACCGTGGTCACCGAGCGGCCACCGGACCTCGACCACCTGGCACTGGTCGCGCGGGCCGCCGAGAAGCTGGGGTTCACCGGGGTGCTCACCCCGACCGGCACGTTCTGCGAGGACTCGTGGCTGACCACGGCGGCCCTGCTCGCCGAGACCCGGACGCTGCGGTTCCTGGTCGCCTTCCGCCCCGGCCTGATCTCGCCCACGCTCGCCGCGCAGATGGCGTCGACGTACCAGCGGATCTCCGGAGGGCGGCTGCTGCTGAACGTCGTGACCGGCGGCGAGCCCACCGAGCAGCGCCGCTTCGGCGACTGGCTCGACCACGACCAGCGGTACGCCCGCACCGCCGAGTTCCTCACGGTGCTGCGCGGGGCCTGGTCCGGCGCACCGTACGACTTCGACGGCGAGCACTACCGGGTCGCCGGGGCCACGACGCGGGCCGCGCCGGAACCCGTACCCCCGGTGTTCTTCGGCGGGTCCTCTCCGGCCGCGCTGCGGGTCGCGGCGGCACACGCCGACACGTACCTCACGTGGGGCGAACCGCCGGCGGCCGTCGCGGCGAAGCTGGACGCCGTACGCACCCTCGCCAAGGAGCACGACCGGACCCTGACGTACGGGATCCGCCTGCACGTCATCACCCGCGACACCGCGGCCGAGGCGTGGGCGCAGGCCCGCGCCCTGATCGACCGCATCCCGCCCGCCGCCGTCGCCGCCGCGCGGGAACGCTTCGCCCGCACCGAATCGGAGGGGCAGCGCCGGATGGCCGCCCTGACCACCGGCGACGACCTGGAGATCTCGCCGAACCTGTGGGCCGGCTTCGGCCTGGTCCGTCCCGGCGCGGGCACCGCCCTGGTCGGCAGCCACGCCGAGGTCGCCGAGCGGATCGCCGAGTACCGGGCGCTCGGCATCGGCCACGTCATCCTGTCCGGGCAACCCCACCTCGAGGAGGCGTTCTGCTTCGGCGAGGGCGTCCTCCCCCTGCTCAACCCCGAGGAGCCGCAAGCATGA
- a CDS encoding flavin reductase family protein → MTVSTLVDADLFRSLLRRHAAAVVVITAPGTPPAGFTATSFTSVSLDPPLVSFCLARTASAWPAVQAAETIAVHVLTREQEHVARTFATRGIDRFAAHGAWRPGPDGVPLLDGVLATLVCRVTQRVEAGDHTIVLATPSQGEHHEDASVTPLVYHDGSYAHLKRTA, encoded by the coding sequence GTGACCGTCTCCACGCTCGTGGACGCCGACCTCTTCCGCTCGCTGCTGCGCCGCCACGCCGCGGCCGTCGTCGTGATCACCGCGCCCGGTACGCCGCCGGCCGGCTTCACCGCCACCTCGTTCACCTCGGTCTCGCTGGACCCGCCGCTGGTCTCGTTCTGCCTCGCCCGTACGGCGTCGGCCTGGCCGGCGGTGCAGGCCGCGGAGACCATCGCCGTGCACGTGCTGACCCGTGAGCAGGAGCACGTGGCGCGGACGTTCGCGACCCGGGGCATCGACCGGTTCGCCGCGCACGGCGCCTGGCGTCCCGGGCCGGACGGCGTGCCGCTGCTCGATGGCGTGCTCGCCACGCTGGTCTGCCGGGTGACGCAACGAGTGGAAGCCGGCGACCACACCATCGTGCTGGCCACCCCCTCGCAGGGCGAGCACCACGAGGACGCCTCCGTCACCCCGCTCGTCTACCACGACGGCAGCTACGCGCACCTGAAGCGGACCGCGTAG
- a CDS encoding LLM class flavin-dependent oxidoreductase, which produces MTVEFVGMIGTRDVSETRAPSGPPIDPAYVRRFARAHEDNGFDRILIGYGSSTPDGTQVAAYAAAHTTELGLLIAHRPGFVAPTTAARTFATLDQLSGGRVAVHTITGGSDAEQRRDGDYLTKDDRYARTEEYLRILRRAWSSPEPFSHEGRFYRFEDFSLLAQPAHRIPLYFGGSSAAAYRVGGAVADVFALWGEPLKETAEQIASVQAAARAAERGPLGISVSFRPILAATDELAWERAGRILATIEASGGGQGSFTGDSTRVLGGPQPENTGSQRLLAAAAKGDRHDRALWTATARASGAQGNSTALVGSPETVARALLDYVDLGVTTILIRGYDPVDDAVDYGRHLIPLVRQELAHRSLVSA; this is translated from the coding sequence ATGACCGTTGAGTTCGTCGGGATGATCGGCACGCGGGACGTGTCGGAGACCCGGGCGCCGTCGGGGCCGCCGATCGACCCCGCGTACGTGCGCCGGTTCGCCCGCGCGCACGAGGACAACGGCTTCGACCGGATCCTCATCGGCTACGGCTCGTCCACGCCGGACGGTACGCAGGTCGCCGCGTACGCCGCCGCGCACACCACCGAGCTCGGCCTGCTCATCGCGCACCGCCCCGGGTTCGTCGCGCCCACCACGGCGGCGCGGACCTTCGCCACCCTGGACCAGTTGTCCGGCGGGCGCGTCGCGGTGCACACCATCACCGGCGGGTCCGACGCCGAGCAGCGCCGCGACGGCGACTACCTGACCAAGGACGACCGGTACGCCCGTACCGAGGAGTACCTGCGCATCCTGCGCCGGGCCTGGTCGTCACCGGAGCCCTTCTCGCACGAGGGCCGCTTCTACCGGTTCGAGGACTTCTCGCTGCTCGCCCAGCCGGCCCACCGCATCCCGCTGTACTTCGGCGGCTCGTCGGCGGCGGCGTACCGGGTCGGCGGGGCCGTCGCCGACGTGTTCGCGCTGTGGGGCGAGCCGCTGAAGGAAACCGCCGAGCAGATCGCCTCGGTGCAGGCCGCCGCGCGGGCGGCGGAACGGGGGCCGCTCGGCATCAGCGTCTCCTTCCGGCCCATCCTCGCCGCCACGGACGAGCTGGCCTGGGAGCGCGCCGGGCGGATCCTCGCCACCATCGAGGCCAGCGGCGGCGGCCAGGGCTCCTTCACCGGGGACAGCACGCGGGTGCTCGGCGGGCCGCAACCGGAGAACACCGGCTCGCAACGGCTGCTCGCCGCGGCCGCGAAGGGCGACCGGCACGACCGGGCACTGTGGACGGCCACCGCGCGGGCCAGCGGCGCTCAGGGCAACTCGACCGCGTTGGTCGGCTCGCCGGAGACGGTCGCACGGGCGCTGCTCGACTACGTCGACCTCGGTGTCACCACGATCCTCATCCGCGGCTACGACCCGGTCGACGACGCCGTCGACTACGGGCGCCACCTCATCCCGTTGGTCCGGCAGGAACTGGCCCACCGCTCGCTCGTCTCCGCCTAG
- a CDS encoding acyl-CoA dehydrogenase family protein has product MSTPAADAQALPKPRLSHLLDVTAALAAHAETHDRTAELPVDGLAVVHEAGLLTLTVGTGYGGPGGTLADTVRTLTALGQGDPSVALISAMTLFAHAAQARTHGWPAELYAEVLAESAQRPTLINALRVEPDLGTPARGGLPATTARRTAQGWELTGHKIFSTGAAGLRWMQVWARTDEDPVRTGAFLVRTDTPGIEIERTWDHLGLRASRSDDVTFDRVPVAAGAVLGLGGQGGAFSPFAGGGEVVGRGDLRAWNALGIAAIYLGVAYAARDWLAGYLQERVPTNLGRPLASLPRFQSEVGAIQASLVSAGTLLTATAESEDPTHANLAKTVVTNAAIDAVQRAVALIGNAGLTRRNPLERHLRDVLCGRIHTPQDDVVLGAAGRDLLEGTAR; this is encoded by the coding sequence ATGTCCACCCCCGCCGCGGATGCCCAGGCACTGCCGAAACCAAGGCTTTCCCATCTATTGGACGTCACCGCGGCCCTGGCCGCCCACGCCGAGACCCACGACCGGACCGCCGAGCTGCCGGTCGACGGCCTCGCGGTCGTCCACGAGGCCGGCCTGCTCACCCTCACCGTGGGCACCGGGTACGGCGGCCCCGGCGGCACCCTCGCCGACACCGTGCGCACCCTCACCGCGCTCGGCCAGGGCGACCCGTCCGTGGCCCTGATCAGCGCGATGACTCTGTTCGCCCACGCCGCCCAGGCACGGACCCACGGGTGGCCCGCCGAGCTGTACGCCGAAGTGCTCGCCGAGTCGGCGCAGCGCCCCACGCTCATCAACGCGCTGCGGGTGGAGCCCGACCTCGGCACCCCCGCCCGCGGTGGACTTCCGGCCACGACGGCGCGGCGAACCGCGCAGGGCTGGGAGCTCACCGGCCACAAGATCTTCTCGACCGGCGCCGCGGGGCTGCGCTGGATGCAGGTCTGGGCGCGTACCGACGAGGATCCGGTGCGGACGGGGGCGTTCCTGGTGCGTACGGACACCCCCGGCATCGAGATCGAGCGCACCTGGGACCACCTCGGACTGCGCGCCTCCCGCAGCGACGACGTCACGTTCGACCGGGTTCCGGTTGCCGCCGGCGCGGTGCTGGGCCTGGGCGGGCAGGGAGGCGCCTTCAGTCCGTTTGCGGGTGGCGGTGAGGTGGTCGGACGGGGCGACCTGCGGGCGTGGAACGCGCTCGGCATCGCCGCGATCTACCTCGGGGTGGCGTATGCGGCCCGCGACTGGCTCGCCGGCTACCTGCAGGAGCGCGTGCCGACCAACCTCGGCAGGCCGCTCGCCTCCCTCCCCCGCTTCCAGAGCGAGGTCGGCGCGATCCAGGCGTCGCTGGTGTCCGCCGGCACCCTCCTGACCGCGACCGCCGAGTCCGAGGACCCTACCCACGCCAACCTCGCCAAGACCGTGGTCACCAACGCCGCGATCGACGCCGTGCAGCGCGCGGTGGCGCTCATCGGCAACGCCGGCCTGACCCGCCGCAACCCGCTCGAGCGGCACCTGCGCGACGTGCTGTGCGGCCGCATCCACACCCCGCAGGACGACGTGGTGCTCGGCGCCGCCGGCCGCGACCTTCTGGAAGGAACCGCACGATGA